GTAATCCTAGGTGAGGAAGGAGCTACCGAGGAAGCATATAGCAACGATCTTGCTTATTTGAAGAGAAAGGTTTTATTCCATACCTTGATATTGGTTCCTTGCATTGaaacttgaaaacaaaaactgtaTGGGTTTCTATTTTCGCTGATTGATCACCCGGGCATGGTCTTGCATAAAATTCTCTTCCCTAATGATGTAACCTATTTCCATATGTACTTGTTCAGTATAATATTGCCCTTTGTCAGTTTCATTCTCAGCACATATTTCCTCTGCAGGTTGATGCTGGTGCTGACCTTATAGTTACACAGCTTTTCTATGACACCGATATGTTCCTTAAGTTTGTGAACGACTGCCGTCAGATTGGTATAACGTGCCCCATTGTTCCTGGCATAATGCCAATAAATAACTACAAAGGTTTCATACGCATGACTGGATTCTGCAAAACTAAGGTATGATCTGTTGCTGATTTGCTGTAGCTCCATCACAAATTATTGCATGAAGGTGTGCCTGGTGCATTCAACCATTTAGGCACACCTGTGCATCCTTCCACTAAACGGCGCAAATAATCACATGATATCATAAAAATCTTTTGGTTTGTCGGACCATGATATGGTCAACCATCCTGCAAAAACTGAACTACCACATAAAAGAAGAGACATATTACAGTGAATAGTAGCTTGAttgtttccttctttttcatttatttcctttttgtcagtttatttttgtttctgcaTGTGtggaaaaattatttttgtgtgCTATATCAAAATTATGCCAATGCTCGTTCGGATTTTTGTATGACCATCTGTAGTGCTTTGTGTGAGGAGGGGTGCTCTAAGGGTGGATTACATAAAGTTCAGTGTATGTTTTCATTTACTGAGTTCTAAAATTTGGTTTCTCACAGAATGCCACTTTAAATGTAATCACAGATTCCAGCCGAGATTACTGCTGCCTTGGATCCTATTAAAGACAATGAGGAGGCTGTCAAAGCTTATGGAATCCACCTCGGAACTGAGATGTGCAAGAAAATTTTAGCTAGTGGGATCAACACTTTGCACCTTTACACGTTAAATATGGAGAAGACTGCTTTAGCGATTTTGATGGTAGTTTCTGCCTCTTGCTTGATTTAATATTTTGTCTCATGTGTTGCTAACGACTAAAGTTTCTCCAGAATCTTGGATTGATCGAGGAGTCCAAGCTTTCAAGGACATTACCTTGGAGGCCTCCAACAAATGTGTTCCGTGTCAAGGAGGATGTCCGGCCTATATTCTGGTAATTCCTttaaatattttctttgtCTAGTTGATTGAGTATTAGTGCTTCACATACTCATTCAGTCTGGTCGATGATGACAACTGAGCAGGGCTAATAGACCGAAGAGCTATATTTCGAGGACCCTAGGTTGGGATCAATATCCACATGGGCGATGGGGTGATTCCCGGAACCCATCATATGGAGCACTTACTGACTACCAGGTAATTTCGCCATCCTTTTGTTCCAATATGCAATTATGGTGTTAGCAGCAATTTTATATTGAGACTTGCACAACGTGTTCATAATACGCCAAAATTTTATGGCATTGAGCTCTTAGCTTATCATCTAAAACCAGTATAAATTGTATAATATTGAGAAATAGAGTTAAAAGTTATCATTCTCACAAGATCCAGAGATATTGGTTCAGCAGAAAAATGCTATTATGGTTACAACAGCCTTATTCTTGACGggctttgtttcttttctcagTTCACACGGCCACGTGGAAGTGGCAAAAAGCTCCAAGAGGAATGGGCTGTACCACTGAAATCTGTGCAAGACATTAATGAGGTAACTCATCATAATTTTTTGTCCCGGTATCATCATTTTTGCTAACCTTGTCTTTTTGACTTACAGCGGTTCATGAACTTATGTCAAGGGAAACTGACAAGCAGCCCATGGTCTGAGTTAGACGGTCTTCAACCAGAGACAAAGATAATTGACGACCAGCTGGTGAAGATTAACTCGAAGGGTTTCCTCACCATCAACAGCCAACCCGCTGTAAATGCAGAGAAATCTGATTCTCCTAGTGTTGGTATGTTAAATCTACTTTGTACTATGTTCGGTTTTCTACTATTTTGAGCAAGTTTTTGGTATAGGCCTGATTTTTCGGCATAACACCATTCTATTTGTGGTAATTAATTAAAGCCACTAGTTCATGCACCACTAAGTCCCCAAGTCTCTGGATTGTGATGCGGTAGTTATCCCATTTGGTTATGGGTTTTTATAAAGTAGCATGACTGATGCTGCCTGTGTTACTTGTGAATTTGACTATACGCTGCggacatttaaaaaaaaaaaacttagtcTTATATTCTGCGGACAGGTTTGCTGTGCCCAAAGTATTACATGGTGTATGCATGTATATGTAATGTTAACTACTGAGCTCACTCTAACATCAAATTGTTCTGGATCCAAACCCCTACATAAAAATTATTCCAAATATGTGCAAATGCTTAATTATGGTTTCGATACTATCTCGCTCACAAACCAGTATTTCAGTATTTTACCGCAGGGCTGTGTATATTTCAGCATTTTACCACGGCGTTTCTTCAGCTCCATATGGTGTGTCTTACCATCCtgctttatttttgttctgtTATGCAGGATGGGGCGGTCCAGGAGGCTATGTGTACCAGAAGGCATATGCTGAATTCTTCTGTGCTAAAGACAAACTGGACCAACTAGTCGAGAAGAGCAAGGCATTCCCTTCACTTACATACATTGCCGTGAACAAGGAAGGGGAGACGTTCTCAAACGTTCCTGCAAACGCCGTGAACGCTGTCACCTGGGGCGTGTTCCCTGGCAAGGAGGTGATCCAGCCTACCGTTGTTGATTCAGCGAGCTTCATGGTCTGGAAAGATGAAGCATTTGAAATCTGGTCGAAGGGATGGGCCTGCCTATTCCCTGAGGGCGACTCTTCCAAGGAATTGCTAGAACAGGTACTTTCAATTGCTCGTTGGTCTTTCTTATGCTAGTAACAGGTTGAAAGAAGCTTTCTGTGGAGCTAAATGGTGTGTGTGTTGCTTTTAACTAATTGGTTTAATACTCTGGATATGTCTCAGTTTCTGCTAAAAACCAGTTGCTAGAATAGAGACACACGTTTCAGCTAATTACATGATATCCGAACTATCGTCTGATCGTTTCCTGTATGCCATCTGCCCATCTGCATAAATTTCAGTAACACCAAAATATACACCTGAAATGCTCCAAAGATTCTGAAATTCAATAACATTTCTG
This is a stretch of genomic DNA from Brachypodium distachyon strain Bd21 chromosome 1, Brachypodium_distachyon_v3.0, whole genome shotgun sequence. It encodes these proteins:
- the LOC100846793 gene encoding probable methylenetetrahydrofolate reductase; translated protein: MKVIEKIQEAAANGRTVFSFEYFPPRTEEGVENLFERMDRMVAHGPNFCDITWGAGGSTADVTLDIANRMQNMVCVETMMHLTCTNMPVEKIDSALDTIKSNGIQNVLALRGDPPHGQDKFVQVAGGFSCALDLVQHIKAKYGDYFGITVAGYPEAHPEVILGEEGATEEAYSNDLAYLKRKVDAGADLIVTQLFYDTDMFLKFVNDCRQIGITCPIVPGIMPINNYKGFIRMTGFCKTKIPAEITAALDPIKDNEEAVKAYGIHLGTEMCKKILASGINTLHLYTLNMEKTALAILMNLGLIEESKLSRTLPWRPPTNVFRVKEDVRPIFWANRPKSYISRTLGWDQYPHGRWGDSRNPSYGALTDYQFTRPRGSGKKLQEEWAVPLKSVQDINERFMNLCQGKLTSSPWSELDGLQPETKIIDDQLVKINSKGFLTINSQPAVNAEKSDSPSVGWGGPGGYVYQKAYAEFFCAKDKLDQLVEKSKAFPSLTYIAVNKEGETFSNVPANAVNAVTWGVFPGKEVIQPTVVDSASFMVWKDEAFEIWSKGWACLFPEGDSSKELLEQVQKSYYLVSLVDNDYIHGDLFAAFKEI